In Fusarium fujikuroi IMI 58289 draft genome, chromosome FFUJ_chr02, the genomic stretch TCTAAGATAACATTCGGACATAACGGACAAGGAAGCATCATGACATCAAACACAAATGAGCTCGACTCGGAACTCGAGTCTTTTCGACAGAAATGGATCTCAGATCTAAGAACGAGGAATGAGCACCCGGAAACTGCTGAGGCTCCGGCTGGACCGTCAAGACGCCCTCATCATGGCCCTATCTCATCGTTGCCACACAAGCATGTACCTGCGCCAGCAGatgacggtgatgatgattatgTTCAAAGCCGTGCTTTCGATCAAGATGAACCTGTAGCTCAAGCACCTCAGGATGTCCATCATGATCGGAAGGGAAGGAAACTTGTTTCTGCTCTGGACCACTTTGAGGAGGCCATGCACAAGGAGGATCAGGGTAATATGGGTGATAGTCTCAAGCTTTACCGCAAGGCTTACAGAGTATGTGATTTCAATGCAGCTTATCAGAAACCCTACTAACTCGTCTACAGCTTGACAATGGTGTTGATCGGAGATATCGTGAGAAGCATTTCCCTCAAAAGACAGCTCCTCGACCCGTTTCGCCAACAGCTACTAAAGCATCAGCGCCAGAGGCGACTCAGCCTCCCAAACCAGAAGAAGTTGTAGAAGTAAAGCCTCTACCCATAGGCGAACTCATAGCCAGCTTCTCTGGGTTGAAAATCGAGCCTGCCCCTCCTCCAATCGAGGGCATGCCCGAACCACCATGTCCTATGGCCGATCTCCCCGACGAGATCCTCATCCACATCCTCCGTGACGTTGCAATCGCAGATGTTGGAGACTTTGGTCGCTTATCCCGAGTATGCAAGCGTCTCGCATACCTCGTTGCGTCCGAGCAGCGCATCTGGCGTCGTGTAGCTCTTGGTTCAGAAGTTGGTTTCAGCTCGCAGATATACCGTTTCGAAAAGGGTGTTGAGTGGGACGACTTGCCAgaggaggaacaagaagGCCCTGAGATTCAGGATGGTTTCGTAATCAGCCCCTCTGAGCTTGCGCAACGCAGACGCGATGCCAATATCGCTTTCACCGAGTCTCTCATACCCTCCGTGTACCCAACCTGGAAGCAACTTTTGCGCTCACGGCCAAGAATTCGTTTCAATGGCTGCTACATCTCCACAGTCAACTATATCCGCACTGGACAAGCCTCAACTAATCAGCCTACGTGGGGCAGTCCCATCCATATCGTTACTTACTATCGATATCTCCGTTTCTTCCGTGACGGCACGCTCATCAGTCTTCTCAGCACTGCCGAACCCGCAGATGTCGTGCACCACCTGACTCGCGAAGAACTCAACGTCCACCGCGGCGTTGCACAGCCCCATCTCCCCTCTGCTGTAATGGCACTCGCTCTTCGCGGTCGCTGGCGCCTGTCCACTGCTGCTGACCACGATGAAGGCTCTGACACAGACCGGCCCGGTCCAGCTACTGGCAAGCATGATCGAGACCGTGACCCAGAAGGTGATGTCTTTATTGAGACTGAGGGCGTAGGATCAAAGTACATGTATCGCATGGATCTCTCTATGCGAAATGCTGGTAAGGGGTCCCGCAACAACAAACTTATCTGGCGTGGCTTCTACAGCTACAATAAGTTGACGGATGACTGGGGCGAGTTTGGCTTGAAGAACGACAAGCCATTCTTCTTTAGCCGTGTCAAGAGTTATGGGTTTGGGGAATAACTCATTACATAGCTGACCAAAGAGATATACTGAAGGACATTGCTCTGGTCTGCATTTAGAAGCATAGATTATTACAAGCATATGAGTATACGAGTTCAATTTCGCCATAGCAAAGTAAATACATCGACCATCTATCTTTACCTGAGCCATATATGTTCTCAGCAAATAGTTCACTTCCAAGCATTCATTCTCAACGGCTGATCTGTGGTCATTGATACGTAAATTTGTAATATACTGATAATGCCATCATCGTGACATTTCAAGCTTTAACTCTTGTATAGATCTTTCAGCAACATCCAACCTCATCCCTTCCATCAAATGGCCTTCGCCAAATCCGTCCTAAAAACATGAAGATGCAAGATAGATTAAACATCTTCCTAACCGTAGTGCCCAAACCAGAAACGCCTTCATCGCTGGCCGAAGAATCTGGCATGCCAAgtagaaaagaaaaattTCGTAGGAATGTAATGCCATCAATAATATTTCCAAAAGATGTGCAAATGCTGTGATGCTGAGAGCATCAACGTGACAAAGTAAATGAGTGAGGAATGCTTATGCGCAAAATCAGGCGAGCGTCGTCGCCGGGTATCAATTCGCAAATGGAAGTTTTGCGTGAAATAGGAGACACTTTTGATCGAGTATTTAACCTCGTCAAAAGCTCAAATATCCAGAATCCCTCATCTGCCCGCACTACCGAATTCTCTTTCCATCCAAGAACTTGGGGCTATGTCCCTCGTAATACTGATTATTGTATTGGTTCTGGTACTGCATGGCCTTGCGTGCTTCGTAATCTGCCTTTTCGTCCTCATCAAGACTGAATGCCTTCTTAAGCCATCCAAATgcactcttcttcttcttaacTCGCTTTCCTCCGGCCTGAGTAGTAGCCCGTGAAGTAACAGTAGCGGCATCATCGTAAGTCGCTGTTGTAACACTGCTGAGAGTACTCATACCGCCCATTCGGGAAGGCTGGTTacgttgatggccttggaAGTATCCTGAGGGGCGATACTGGACATCTGCTGGGCCGGCAGTATGAGGTCTCTGCTGTAGGGGAGAGTGAGGCGATGCACGGACGGGAATCGTATTATGATAGAATTGATGATGCTCAGAGTGAGGTGAAGGCATCACAGGAACATGGTGttgtgttgatgagaagtcTGCATGTGAGATTGCCCGGGGAAGTCGATGGGGCTGCTGTACTTCGAGATCGGAGCCAAGGGTGTAATCGGGTGCATGAGATCTGGCTGTACGGGGTGCTGTATTAGAGGGAGATGGGCGGCTGGCTGGCGGCTCAGCGTAGGTGCGTGGAGGGATATGAATCGACTCAGGTGGATTCTTCTTCAATGAGACTCTTTGCCGCAATGAGGTCCGCTTCTGCAGTCCCATTGCATCCTGAACAGTCTGGGTAAGTGTTCGTCTGTTCGTCTgttcctcaacttcttcgGGAGCAGGAATATGTATAGTAGAAGGTGTTATAGTTCGTCTTTGGCTCTTTTCCTCGAAACGAGGTGTCTCAGGGCCTGGAGCTACAGGTGCCGCAGCAGATTTTGGAGTGTAGACCTTGGGTTGAAGGATATATAAAGGCCCATCGCCGAAACCGCTGTTTGCATCACTGTTATCAGGCTCCTCTCTCTCTGGCTGTTTTGTATCGCCCGCAACAGACGCCCTGGGAGTAGTCGCGCCAGATGAAGGGGATGTAGTACTAAGATTTGgtccagaagatgagggtGACACGCTTGCACTGATATTAGGCCTAGGtgaagaagtcgaggcaCTCAGGTTCGGAGAAGGTTTGAAGCTCGCGCGTTGGTACGTCGTAGGTGGTAGTAGGGGCGTGCCTccaggaagaggaaaatcACTGAGAGTATTCACTTCGGGATCGTCTTGCGTCATGTGGGATGCACGATGACTCTCACCACTACGAATGCTGGCCACTGGCGTAAGCGATTTCGTATTGGACCTTGTCGATGGAGAGGCGACTTGAGCAACCTCTTCAGACTTCGGCTCGTCGACTGGGATAGTGAAAGGAGGGATGGTTGCCTTTCAACACGTTAGCACAGAAAAGAAGCAAGGCTGAGAACAACTTACCCAGGTTTTGCGGCTAACCTCGCCAGCCGTCTTCTCCATTTCAGCCACGATAGTCATGAGTTTTATAACCAATCCGTTCAGATCCTGTGCCTGATTGTTCAAGTCGTCGAAAGTGTTGAGCCAGCCATCAGCGTTGCCCTTCATAGCGCGGTAGATGCTGTCCAGATCAGGCTCGGACTCTGGCCATTTAATATTCTTGTGTTCATTGAGCCATTCCATAAAGGCTTCACTAGAACGAAGACCAGCATCGATATCGTCGTCCCATTGCTTCATGGCAGCATTCGTTCGAGCCAGGATATGGTCGATTCTCTCATTCCCAGCAAGAATCTTTGCTCTGAAGGCTCGATCTTCAAGCATGTTTTCAAAGGCTTGTCTGTTAGCCAtgggaagctgaagaagagcgataCGCTCTGTGAGATCCTTGTGAGCCTGGGCAAAGTCTTCAAGCATCACTTCGAGAAACTCATCCACCTCATCAATATGACCTTGAAGAATGGTTATGACTTGACCATTATCGGCAGCCAAACTATTGAGCAAGAGGTATACGCCGAATGTAATTTGTGAGATGAGTTTGTACATCTCATGCTGTTGCTGTCCAGGTCGATAACGCCATAAAGTATCGAATGGTTCGTCCTCAGCAGCCTGTTCTAATAATCTTCCCCGACGACCTTGTGCATCGAGTTCTCTCAACTTGGGTTTACCGGGTCCTTCGGTCTCGGATGTGACCTCGTCCAGAGATTCGGCGAAGGCATCCTGCAAAGACGGGATAGGATGTGTCGGAATGGATTGGTTCGGCGCTCTATATGATCTATAACTGTCGGACGAAAATCGGCGGTCGACCTCTGACCCTCCAATGTCATGTTCTGAAGCGTCGTTTCCATCGTCGGATGTTGGCACAAGGACGATTCGTAGCTCGCCCCCGTCATACGTTAACGGTTGAAGCTGGCTGGCGGccatggtggtggtggtgccaCTGCCCGAAATAGACACTTGTGACGAAGGCCTAATGGCCGAGGTCATCATGGAGGCGGCGGATGTGAGTGGTTACAGGAGAGAAACGACAAGCCTCCTAAAGGGGATTTTTGGGAAACACAAAGGCGCgcagccaaggagaaggCGTTGGAAACGTCGGTGCAATTCGAATCGAGAATGAGGTTGGGCGAATATGCGCGTAAGACGATGTGGTACAGCGTGAGATATCGAGGAACGAGTGGAAGTAGTTGGAGACAAAGGAGGGGGCTGAATCTATCGCATCGTGGAAGCGCCGCCAAAAGCCAAAATTCAGGCGACAGAGACAGCCATGGCACCAGGAAAAATATGAGTCACGGTATTGAAGTCGAGTTGGATGGTGTAACAATAGCGATACAACGGTTGCTGGTCGAGCAAGATGGTCAAGGTTGGACGTTGAACGTTGAATCGCAAAGCTAAGTAAGTTAGAGATCTGCGGGAGAGTGGGAGCTGGAAAGAGGTCGCAGCTCTATCTGTAGCGCAGGTCTTCAAAGGGGAGAGATCATCAGCTGATCAGATCAgggactgggactgggactgggacCTAAAAGCTACAAAAGGCCGCCCAGAGCCAAGCGTaattgttgctgttggctgTGGAGGGGGGTTCGGGTTGACAATCCGGGGTAGGCGTACTGTACTGTGCTGTATCCGTAGAGTCCACAAAAAGAAGCGCTGAAGGGTCTGCTACAGCGAGGATAGACGTTGTTGGAAGGTAATTACTAATTATCTGCCCGAATTCGAGGTGAGGGAGACAGAAAGACGGGACCATATCATGAATCGGTCGATGCGATATGCCCTCCTCACCAGTGGTTCACTCACTGAAGCTACCTTCCTCACCGAGGTACCGTAGGTTACCATTCTGTCTGGGCTTCGCCTCCTTCTCCATCGTTAGCCTGTGACCAGTAACAAATCCTGGCTTGCTTGTCTCGTCTGGTGCTGTTCCCGTGTCTCTGGGCCTCCCCTGACTCTGGCTCTGACTCTGAACCACGCCAGCAGCGGCCACCCATCAACAACGGGGCCGGGTACTCTTGGCGAACAGCGCAACCACTAGCAGCCGCTAAAGTCCAGGTACCATCGCGCCGCCCCCTGCCAGTTCCTGGCCAGGCCTTGACGCCCCTGAAAAAAGGCCCCGGGATTGGCCCACTGCAACAGTAGGGGCTTCGAAAGGACTGGGCTGCAGTTGGGCTCTGAGTGGATTGACTGGATGTTTTTTATATGAGATTTTGCAATTGGAAGCTCCGCCGATGGGAGATATTAATTGCACTGAATCTATTAATTGTCGATGGCCCAATCACTCGAGGCAAAGAGGTTGCACGCCGTGAACACGTTATCCTCTGTGGCTAGTTCAAGCCCGAAGTGGGCGGCTGAAAGCCTCGATGGAATCCGCGGAATAGACTCAACGTGTACCTGGCTAACGCTCGTAGTGGTTAACGCTGTTGCCACATGACAAGTAAACATCCATGAGAAATGAGTTCCCTTGTTCATGTATTATTAAAGGCGCAGGAGGGAGATGCCAGGGAAATACACGGAGTTGTTGGCAGCAAGGCTCTGTTTTCAATTTGCAGCCCTACAGGACAACGTCGGTGCATTGGGCAAACCTGATCAACACGGAAATCGTAGCAAGCCCAAATCAGTGCCGATCAGTAGTTCTAGACCTCAAGACCTCCCACTTTCCCTTGTTCCCAAGCCTTTTTGGCTTGCGGAAGCTGGCGTGGCCCTTCAACGGGCGGGCTTATAATAGCCACGCTGCGACATACATacagaacagaacaaagACAGGCCAATCACTTGTACAACGTCAAGACAATGAGACCCATTTGCATACCTCGATGATGATATATTCGTAGCTTACCGCGCTTCGCCCTATCGATAATGTCGCCATCCCGCCAAGCCGATCAAAAGGCTAATTTTCTGGTCTATCGATGTAAAGCGCCTGACAATTGCAGACCTTGAAATTGCCTCGTTTAAGTCACGATATTAACGGAGGCTGCAACACGATTTACCTGTCCTGGCCGATTCTAGTTCAGGGGCACGTATCTAAGGCCCCATGTTGCGTGTTACGCTGGTCGGGCCCCTCAGCCAATAACTCGACTCTAGATGGGGAAACTGTAAAAGTTGAACGATTTGGCGGATACAGCGCCTGAGAGGTCTCGCGATTCGATCTTTGATATCGCCATTGGGTGTCTTATCGGGGTGAGAATTGCAGCTATCGAGGTGCAGTAGCCCTGAGGAATGCTGAAGGATCACAGGTCTCAGCCCAAAAAGACACAACCCTACCAAGGCTGCACAGGCAAGGGTTCTGCAGAATGCACGGCTCATCAACTGGACCAGCATCCGGGAAGAAGCAATTCCATTCAGCTGGAGACCTTCGGGAATTGCTGCCCACTCAATATCAAACTCAAAAAACTCAATCGCTGACCGACATTCCTGTTGTGTCTCTCCCACGGCAATAACTTGAAAAAGAATTTCTTGGGTTATGCTTGTTCAGGGGCATGACCCTCATGGCCTCGTATCAGATATACAAGAGCAATTAACCTCCACTCCCAAATCATGGATTTCCTCTTATCGGCAGTTTAATAGAGTTCAGTAGCAAGCGCTAAAGGCTTTGTCCGTTGCCAGGCTGCTGATCTGACGGGAGCTTCCGTTTAGAGTAtacaacttcatctcatctctgaTAAATGATATACGAGATTACAGGCTGAATTGAATGTCTGCGACAGCTGGATGTATGCTTCCGTGACTGGATCACGGAGTATGCTTGGGGTCTTGAAActgctgagaaggatgtGATATCTGTCCCCATCCCAAGATCAAAACGCCACAAGAGACATTCTTTACGACTAATCTTCACTAATCCTTTCATAAAATCGCTTACTCTTTATAAAGTCTGGAGTGTCTTAGAAGCTAAGCCACATGCTTAGCTAGAGCCGCGCCATCTACCATGGCTTCCATCACCAGACGAACATGACGCAAGATACGATATAACCTCCGAATATCTCGGAGAGTGAATACACGGAGTAATATCAAAGTTAAGATTTAAGATTGGCGACATCTGCAAGATTCTGGAACGTAATTTTATATGAATTTCCCAACTGAAGTCTTTCATGGCGATAACTGCCCGATCAGGCTAAACCTCCTTGTCATCATAAGCCACGTCCCTTGGGGCTGGGAAAAATATCATCACCTCAGCTACAGCTGAATGCACGCAGGGTCCTACACCCAACACAACATAATCGTCCTTCGCTTCTCCCTACGCcgaaataatagtaattaaaaaaaatgACCATCAAGAACCCCTTTAGGTTCGGCCTCGATCTCTGGGATCCTTCCAATCGCTTCGAAACATCTTGGCTCTTGAGCCCGTGGCTTCTCTTCGCTTTCCGTGCTGTCATCAGCATATACGCTTTCGTTACGcgattcttcatcatcggatGGGAATGCACGCACGACGACCTCGGCGGCTGTAGGGAGGTCGGCAGGTCCTTCAGCTACTTCACCATCTTGACATACTGGGGCATCGCTTTCTACTTTGCTGTGGCGGCGGTTCATACCGCCACGTACGCTCTTCGTGGCCGATCATTGCTCGATGGTCTCCCGCGACCGCTGCAGGCGCTTCATGCGCTGTTTTACTCGACCATCGTCACGTACCCGTTCCTCGTGACGATCGTATATTGGGTCGTTCTGTATAAAGGGCCTTGGTTTCCAAAGGAGTTCAACGCCTGGAGCAACATCAGCCAGCATGGCCTGAACAGCCTGTTTGCGCTTTTCGAAATCATCATTCCTCGAACGAACCCACCTCAATGGGTACACATCGCGTGGCTGATCTTCATTCTTGCGCTGTACCTTGCTCTTGCGTACCTCACCCACGCGACGCAGGGGTTCTACGTATACAACTTTCTGGATTATCAAGATGTGGGCGGACGAGGCATTGTTGCAGGATACATTCTCGGTATAGCGGTCGGAATTGTCATCATCTTTTGCATTGTCTGGGGCGTCATCTGGGTTCGACGATGGTTGACGGAGACGAAGCTTGGTATGGATGGTAAGTTCGCACAGCAGCCTGCCGACACCAACGACATTGAgctggcttcttctggtaACAAGTACGCTATTGGAAACCACCCCGAAGCACAGGACAGGGTATATTGAGCTTGTCTGTCATAATTTTTTTTTGGGAACGTGGAGTATTGGAGAGCCATGGAAGGCGTAATGTGTAGGCATTTCTTAATCAAACTGAGCGACCTTCAAGGATACCCTTAGCGGAACATGCGATATCACAAAGCAGTGTTAattagtaatagttaatGACAATAATGAAATCCTCACAAGATACGCAACTCACGAAGCAAATTGTGCATGAGCAAGTCCGACCTAAACAGTATTTTGAGCCtcatattttcttgctcatAGCCATCCAAATGGTTCACTATCTTGAGCCTCATGCTAGTAATAGTATCACAGTATATGTACAACGCCCATGCATCCGTCACGCCGTTACCTCTAAAAACGTCCGCCTAACACTTAACCAAAATTCCACGTCGCTTCTCTGACTCACGAATCTCAAACATGACCTGGATGCCAACGAACAAACAAGAGCACGCTGTAACAAGGAAAATAAGCCctgtttgtgtttgtgtcAGTGATGTGCTTCCACAGAGTCTCGATGTGCCACATACCTGACCAGTCATGCAAGATGCTCTGGATGATGCTCTGCAAACCGTCTAGCCCAACAGCAAAGCCAACCAAGTTGGCtgaaatcatcatcagcacgTTACCCACGCTGCCTACACAGCAGAGCATGCGGTATGCTGTTGGTCGGTCCTCCCACTTGCTCTTGGGGAACATTGCTGCCGCAGTCCACTCAGGTATCATGAACAGAACAATCAGCCAGCCCCAGATCAGAAGGCGGAGCTGAATATCGTGCCAAAGTGCCACGAACGTGAATACAAGCAGGAATGTCACAATGGACCGCACAGTGGACCGCCAGTTACGGAACGATGAGCCACCCAAGGGAACGTAGATGTACCTGATCAACCACCGGTTATACGAACGGTGCCATGCTCTCCAGAAGAGCTGTGTGCTGTAGTTGTTGCTCACACAACGAACCATGTTTTCAGGCGGATCAATTCCATCAACCAATGACCAAAGTCGGAACATACGCCAGGGAATCAGAAGCTTCAGCCAGATGATATGGAGGTTCATGAAGGACAGCATTGACAGTTGTGCTGCCGTGTACGAACTCCAATCAGGCTTTCCCTTGCTGATCGCACCAACCCAGTCAAAGTGCAGAATCACCTCCATTGacagcaagaccaagaggAAGCGGATACCGTATCGGATTGTTCGGCTCGTTTCGATGCTGGCAGCTCGGTACTTCGACTGTGAGATGTAGTCATTGAATGTGAGGATAGGTCCTGTCAAGTAGAGTGGCGCATAGATTGCATATGCCACATAGTTGCGGAAGGTAAAGTCTCGGGGCTCTGCAGAGATGCTGACACGATCCCTTTCGGAGAGATTTGCTGGGTCCAATTGCTTCTTCTATAAGCATCAGAGCATGATCAGAAATAATTCCCAACTCCTAAGCAATGTTATGACTTACCTCAAGTGCATTAGAGTTGCCACGATCAATACTCCAGTAGTAGTCTAAATTGAAGCTGATAAGACGTAGAATGGTGATATTAAAGAGAACCTCCCAGCGTGCCAGGATTCCTTGGAACGTGCTATCCATGCGGGCTCCCAAGTTCATCAAATCCGAGTTGAGGAGTCTCATCTTGTTCTTATACAGGCCCATTTGAGGGGGTGAAATGAAGCTAAACAGAACTCGGAACCGCCATCCTTCGGTCAATTCGTTGGCGAAGAGGATCGCAATGTTGAAGATCCAAGTAGCGGCCGGAACATATCGTCGAGGAAGCTTGGTCGCAAGCTGGAAATTGGTCCagagaatgaagaagatcttgaacGCAGAAAGTCCGTGTAGAGCGAACAAGAATATGAATGCGAAAAGGAAATCGAATGATGCTCGCTGGTCTAATCGGTTGCGTCCTCCCTGGCTTCGCTCAGGCAATGACTTGTACTTGTTCCAGAGCTTCCTCAGCAGCGGgtggaaaagaaggagagaGCCCATGTAAGGCATGTTCTCGCGGAAAACACCATACTGCGCATCGGAAACGTCGATCTGTCGTCCAGGAATCCAGCCGGGGGATAGCCATCGCTTAAATTTGGGGTATCGAGGATCAGTTTCTGGTCTTTGTTAGCTTGGAGTCGCACAAAACCAGTGGTAGAGAATACCTCGAGAGACATCGTAGGTGATCCAGAACATGTAAGGAATGGCCACAGCAAAGACGAGATAGTAAAGGTAGAACTCGGGCGTCTTCCATTTCGACGGTTGCGCTCTGCTCCGCTCCTTGGCTGCAGAGTCCTTCTTTATGCTCGGATCTAATCGCGCTTCGATAACATTCTGGTAGGGGGTAGAAGAGGCAGTAGTGAATCGTGTGTCGAGAGTATCATGGTCGTAGAGACTGCTCAAGAAAGCTAGAGGACccatgatggcgatggtCCTGGTCAATGCGACAAACTGCTTAGCGCATGGCGGAATACgtggaagaagagcaatTGCAGCAAAGCGACAGAATTGAATTGGCGCAAAAAAGCGAGCGTGAGAAGAGATAAACGCAAGTCGCACGAGTAGAGAAAATGATGCAGTCGTGGCCCTTCGTGGGGTGCGTAAGATCCAATGGAGCTAGTGGTGTTGAGAAAAAGGGACCTCTCCCACCGATCCGAGGCACGGTTCAAGGTGGGCTGCTCTCCACTCAGTGGCTGCAGGGGGTTAGAGCTTCAAGGGGAAGCCCCTGAAAGCCGAAATAGGGAGGCTGTCACTCGTCCGTTTGGCTTTTAGGCGGGGACTTGATCTAACATTAGAACTCGGTTTAATATGAAACTGAATCTAGACGACGTTTGAAGATGAAATGATTAGTTTTATTACTGCGTTTATTTTTGTTCATGAGCATTATCGCGACAGCGCTTAGATGAGAATTATCcgagatgaggaggaagtttAGGGTAAGTAGTTCGAAAAAAAGGCAACCACCCAGAAGGTGAATGTTGCATGCCACAATAACACGATGCAAGTTCATGAACATGTTTAACTACTTATAGACATGCTACCACAGAAGAAGTGATGCCGTCTGTAGTGTAAGGAAACGATATTGTTTTTGGTCTTTGATCTCGGTGTTCTGTGTGTTTTGTGTTTTCACTTCATGATCAAGCGTCCAGTTACTTTAGGATTTGcattttatatagaagaaCCAACGAACAAACCTCGTTGCATACACAATCTTTCTATCACGACTTCACCGGCGTATCACTAAGCTAGGCGGGCATTAAGTTTCAATCATGGTATCTGGCTATTATGATAACTTCACCAGGGAGTCTACCGTCAGGGATTACAATTATGAACTATTACCAATTTGAATTAAGGAAGGCAACCACCCTGAAGATACGCCGTAAGAATGATGACAAGATTGCCTTAGGATTTACCATATTGTAAGGAAGGTTCCTCAAAACTATCCGACTGTGGCTGACGTAGTTGCGGATGCCTATACAGAGCCTCCAGCTCAGGATGAAGGCAGAGTCTAGGACTATGATATTGAATTACACGACGCTATCAGTATGCTAGAGCAACACACAAACCGTCGCACTCGGAACTTTAGCACGATATGATGGGTCAGAATACTAGAGTGAAGCTTGAAAATGACTCTGGCAAACTTCCATGCCTATCATCTGCCAACTGGCAAACCACAACATTTACTAATGATTAGCAAGGGGGTGAAGGAAGAGAGCATAAAGTTGAGGCTCTTAGTGGGCTTATAAGTACATGTTGATCTGGTTGCTTGACTGGACTTACGTCGTTATcatttaataagtaaattgAAACTTATGTGAATGAATCCCACCTCAAACCAACTCACAACTCACAAGATACTATAACATTTTATGCTTTTCTTCATTTGAGCAAACCGAAACCAGTCGATGATACGAAGCATCTAAAGATCATCTTAGATTCCCTAAAGAAAAGTTCTTAACGAGACCTAACATCTCTTTGATCAAGGTGTCTAATCCTGGTAAGGCTACCCGTTTCCTCATCTTTGTTCATCCTGCTCTTCCCTGTATGTCTTGAGACTATTCATCCCAACATTCCGGGACAAATCATCTCATGGTGTCGAAGCCAATCGTTTCATCATCCCAACTAACCATCTCGTATCATCAGAGAACCATCCTCGCTTTACCATATCTAAAGCCAACtatctcatcaatcttcaaCCCCTCATCTAAAATGTGCAACTGGAACATCTATCTCTGGAAGTGCAACTGCTGGACCTTAGCCATCAAAGAGCCCTGCCACTTTC encodes the following:
- a CDS encoding F-box domain-containing family protein  encodes the protein MTSNTNELDSELESFRQKWISDLRTRNEHPETAEAPAGPSRRPHHGPISSLPHKHVPAPADDGDDDYVQSRAFDQDEPVAQAPQDVHHDRKGRKLVSALDHFEEAMHKEDQGNMGDSLKLYRKAYRLDNGVDRRYREKHFPQKTAPRPVSPTATKASAPEATQPPKPEEVVEVKPLPIGELIASFSGLKIEPAPPPIEGMPEPPCPMADLPDEILIHILRDVAIADVGDFGRLSRVCKRLAYLVASEQRIWRRVALGSEVGFSSQIYRFEKGVEWDDLPEEEQEGPEIQDGFVISPSELAQRRRDANIAFTESLIPSVYPTWKQLLRSRPRIRFNGCYISTVNYIRTGQASTNQPTWGSPIHIVTYYRYLRFFRDGTLISLLSTAEPADVVHHLTREELNVHRGVAQPHLPSAVMALALRGRWRLSTAADHDEGSDTDRPGPATGKHDRDRDPEGDVFIETEGVGSKYMYRMDLSMRNAGKGSRNNKLIWRGFYSYNKLTDDWGEFGLKNDKPFFFSRVKSYGFGE
- a CDS encoding related to glycerol transporter, coding for MGPLAFLSSLYDHDTLDTRFTTASSTPYQNVIEARLDPSIKKDSAAKERSRAQPSKWKTPEFYLYYLVFAVAIPYMFWITYDVSRETDPRYPKFKRWLSPGWIPGRQIDVSDAQYGVFRENMPYMGSLLLFHPLLRKLWNKYKSLPERSQGGRNRLDQRASFDFLFAFIFLFALHGLSAFKIFFILWTNFQLATKLPRRYVPAATWIFNIAILFANELTEGWRFRVLFSFISPPQMGLYKNKMRLLNSDLMNLGARMDSTFQGILARWEVLFNITILRLISFNLDYYWSIDRGNSNALEKKQLDPANLSERDRVSISAEPRDFTFRNYVAYAIYAPLYLTGPILTFNDYISQSKYRAASIETSRTIRYGIRFLLVLLSMEVILHFDWVGAISKGKPDWSSYTAAQLSMLSFMNLHIIWLKLLIPWRMFRLWSLVDGIDPPENMVRCVSNNYSTQLFWRAWHRSYNRWLIRYIYVPLGGSSFRNWRSTVRSIVTFLLVFTFVALWHDIQLRLLIWGWLIVLFMIPEWTAAAMFPKSKWEDRPTAYRMLCCVGSVGNVLMMISANLVGFAVGLDGLQSIIQSILHDWSGLIFLVTACSCLFVGIQVMFEIRESEKRRGILVKC